The sequence TCGCCGCGGGCACGACGGGCGAGGCAGCCATCACGGCCGAGCCTCTCGGGTTCACCGTCGTGATGTTCGAGAACCTGTTCGGCGGTGCCGGCTGGCTCGCCGTGGTGGTGCTGTGCCTGGCCATGCTCAACCTCATGTCGGTGGCGACCGCTGACAGCGGACGGGCTCTGCACGGCATGGCGGTCGAGGGACTGACCGTCCGCAGCCTCGGTGTCCTCAACTCCGCGGGCATGCCCGCCCGCGCCATGACCGCCGGGCTGCTGGTCAACGTCGGCCTGGTCGTGTTCATCGGCAACCTGCTGGGCGTCGTGTTCGCCTCGAACATCGGCTACATGATCGCCGTCGTCGTCGCGCTCTGCGGCTACGTGCTGCTGCGGCGGGCGAACACGACCCCTGACCGGGCGTTCCGGCTGCACCGGTGCTGGGTGTCGATCGCCGCCGCTCTCGCCGGGATCAACCTCCTGCTGCTGGTAGTCGCCGCATTCAACCCGGAGCTGACCGGCTACGGCAGCTGGCGCGACGAGCTGATCGGGTTCGGCGTGCTGGCCCTGGCCATGACCCTCTACGCCGCTCGCCGTCTCGGCGATCGGACCCCGACCTACAAGAACCCGAGGTAATGAGCATGTGGCAACCGTCCATCGCACCCGGCGCCGTCGACCGGATCGCCTGTGTGGGAGCCGGCGTCATCGGCGGCGGCTGGGTGGCACACTTCCTGGCCCGCGGCCACCGGGTCACCGCGTGGGACCCCGCTCCCGACGCCGAGGACCGGCTACGCCGGCTCGTCGACGCCGCATGGCCCGCGCTGGAGGCGCTCGGGCTCGCCGACGGCGCCGCGCGCGACCGTCTCACGGTCGTCGGCACGCTCGAAGAGGCCGTCGCCGACGCCGATTTCGTGCAGGAGAGCGCGCCGGAGGACCTCGCGCTGAAGTCCGATCTGCTCGCCCGCATCGACGCCGCGGCGCCCGTCGGCATCGTGATCGGCTCGTCGACGTCCGGATACCGGATGACCGACATGCAGGCTGCCGCCGCGCACCCCGAACGCCTCGTCGTCGGCCACCCGTTCAACCCGCCCTACCTGGTGCCGCTGGTCGAGGTCGTCGGAGGGGAACGCACGCACCCGGCCGCGGTCGCCTGGGCCGAGGAGTTCTACACACTGGCCGGCAAGACCGTGATCGTGATGGACCGCGAGGTACCCGGGTTCATCGCCAACCGCCTGCAGGAGGCGCTGTGGCGAGAGGCGCTGCACATGCTCGCCGCCGGCGAGGCCACCGTCGCCCAGATCGAGACCGCCGTGACCGCAGGCCCCGGGCTGCGCTGGCCGTTCCACGGCCCGTCCACCACCTTCCACCTGGCCGGCGGCGAGGGTGGCATGGCGCACGCGCTCGACCACTTCGGCCCGGCGCTGGAGTACCCGTGGACCCGGCTGGCGAGCCCGGCTCTGACCGGCGACCTGCGGGAGGCGCTGGTGACGGGGGCTGCTCAGGTCACCGGCGGCCGGTCCACCGCGGACCTGATCGCCGAGCGGGACCGGCGGCTGATCGCGGTCCTGCGGGCGCTGCGGGAGGTGCAGGCATGACCGGTGCCCTGAGCGACTCGCCCGCCGTTACGCCGCTGCACCGGTCCGTCCGGGACGAGTGGATCGACGCCAACGGGCACCTCAGCGAGGCGTACTACGTGCTGGTGTTCGGAGAGGCCACCGAGCACGCGATGGCGCACGTGGGGATGGCGCCGGCCTACCGCACCGAGACAGGGTGCTCGCTGTTCACCGTGGAGGCCCACCTGCGCTACCTCGACCAGGTGCTGCCGGGCGAGCGGCTCGAGGTGCGCACGATGGTGATCGGAGTGGACGCGAAGCGGCTGCTGCTGTGGCACGAGATGACCGCCGGCGGCCGGCTGCGGGCCACGGCGGAGGTGCTCGGCGTCCACGTCGACATCCCGAGCGGCAGGTCCCGTCCCTTCCCTGACGGGGTGCGCGCCGCCGCCGAGGCGCGGCTCCGGCCAGTGCCGCCGGCCGCGGGCCGGGTGGGGCGGCGATGAGACTGCTCACCGCGACCGACGTGTACGCCCTGCTCGACCCGGACGCGGCGATCGCGACCCAGCGGGCCGCGTTCACGGCGCTGGCCACCGGCGACGCCTGGCAGCCGGACAAGATCGGCGGCGGTCCTGACGGCGCGCGCTCCACCGTCTTCTGCTACGCCGCCCGCCTGGACGCGGCGACCGGCCCGGTGTCGAAGTTCGGCAGCGTCAACCCCGGTAATCCCGCGCTGGGCCTGCCCTCGATCCACGCCGTGCTGGTGGTGCTGCACCCCGAGACCGGTGCGCCCGTCGCGGTGCTGGACGGCGGCGCCGTCACCACACTGCGGACGTCGGCGGCGAGCGCGGTGGCGGTCGCGGAGCTGGCTCGGCCCGGCGCGACCCGGCTCGCGGTGCTCGGTGCGGGCACCCAGGGGCGCGCCCACGTCCGCGCGATCTCCCGGGTGCTCTCACTGAGGGACGTGGCCATGTGGTCCCCGGTCGCCGCGGAGCGCGAGCAGGCCGCCCGCGAGCTGGCGG comes from Streptosporangium roseum DSM 43021 and encodes:
- a CDS encoding 3-hydroxyacyl-CoA dehydrogenase NAD-binding domain-containing protein; amino-acid sequence: MWQPSIAPGAVDRIACVGAGVIGGGWVAHFLARGHRVTAWDPAPDAEDRLRRLVDAAWPALEALGLADGAARDRLTVVGTLEEAVADADFVQESAPEDLALKSDLLARIDAAAPVGIVIGSSTSGYRMTDMQAAAAHPERLVVGHPFNPPYLVPLVEVVGGERTHPAAVAWAEEFYTLAGKTVIVMDREVPGFIANRLQEALWREALHMLAAGEATVAQIETAVTAGPGLRWPFHGPSTTFHLAGGEGGMAHALDHFGPALEYPWTRLASPALTGDLREALVTGAAQVTGGRSTADLIAERDRRLIAVLRALREVQA
- a CDS encoding thioesterase family protein, producing the protein MTGALSDSPAVTPLHRSVRDEWIDANGHLSEAYYVLVFGEATEHAMAHVGMAPAYRTETGCSLFTVEAHLRYLDQVLPGERLEVRTMVIGVDAKRLLLWHEMTAGGRLRATAEVLGVHVDIPSGRSRPFPDGVRAAAEARLRPVPPAAGRVGRR
- a CDS encoding ornithine cyclodeaminase family protein translates to MRLLTATDVYALLDPDAAIATQRAAFTALATGDAWQPDKIGGGPDGARSTVFCYAARLDAATGPVSKFGSVNPGNPALGLPSIHAVLVVLHPETGAPVAVLDGGAVTTLRTSAASAVAVAELARPGATRLAVLGAGTQGRAHVRAISRVLSLRDVAMWSPVAAEREQAARELAAGGYPVRAAADVAGAVAEADVVVCATLATEPILPPALLRPGVTVVSIGSFEKHRREIGTDLLAASAAVVVDHVPTARAHAGPVVAAERPMELLALGEVLTGRATARRHPDDLVTYLSVGLGVQDAAAAWHVVERAEALRAGQEVAW